In Deltaproteobacteria bacterium, the following are encoded in one genomic region:
- a CDS encoding YifB family Mg chelatase-like AAA ATPase produces the protein MLAKVLSSAVYGIDAYLVEVEVDIAHGLPSFSTVGLPDGAVRESKDRVKAAIKNSGYEFPSDRITVNLAPAAIRKEGAAFDLPIALGILAATGAVDQRRLGSFVTLGELSLYGEVKPVKGGLPVAIASREKGLRGVIVPKENANEAAVVGEIEVLPVTSLSEVVGFLNGEQSIDRARVDLDGVFRSDSDYGVDFSEVKGQQHAKRSLEVAAAGGHNVIMIGPPGSGKTMLARRLPTILPDMNFEESLETTKIHSVAGLLPSGSALVVKRPFRAPHHTISDAGLIGGGSFPRPGEVSLAHNGVLFLDELPEFRKNNLEMMRQPLEDGRLTISRAATSLTYPSRFMLVAAMNPCPCGYYSDPNNECVCTALQIQRYRAKVSGPLLDRIDIQIEVPAVRYRDMADQGSGESSKVIRERVNRARRIQLERFKGHRIYCNGQMTNRHIKKFCTIDEGSRQLLETAIDKLGLSARAYIRILKVARTIADLEGRESISRAHISEAIQYRSLDRSLLY, from the coding sequence ATGCTGGCAAAGGTCTTGAGCAGTGCCGTATACGGTATCGATGCCTATCTGGTCGAGGTTGAGGTGGACATCGCCCATGGGCTCCCCTCTTTCTCCACGGTGGGGCTTCCTGATGGGGCGGTCCGGGAGAGCAAGGACCGGGTCAAGGCGGCTATCAAGAACTCGGGTTACGAGTTTCCCTCGGACAGGATCACGGTCAATCTCGCGCCTGCGGCGATCAGGAAAGAAGGAGCTGCCTTTGATCTGCCCATTGCCCTGGGGATTCTTGCTGCTACGGGGGCCGTGGACCAGAGGCGTTTGGGGTCTTTTGTGACACTGGGAGAACTCTCGCTCTACGGGGAGGTGAAACCGGTCAAGGGGGGCCTGCCTGTAGCGATAGCATCAAGGGAGAAGGGCCTCAGAGGGGTAATCGTCCCAAAGGAGAACGCAAACGAGGCCGCGGTGGTCGGTGAGATCGAGGTTCTTCCCGTCACGAGTCTCTCTGAGGTCGTGGGGTTTCTAAACGGCGAGCAGTCGATCGATCGTGCCCGGGTCGATCTTGACGGGGTTTTTCGATCAGACTCGGACTACGGGGTGGATTTCTCCGAGGTGAAGGGCCAGCAGCACGCAAAGCGGTCTCTGGAGGTGGCGGCCGCAGGCGGGCACAACGTGATCATGATCGGCCCTCCTGGTTCGGGAAAGACGATGCTGGCCCGGAGGCTGCCGACCATCCTTCCGGACATGAACTTCGAGGAGAGCCTGGAGACCACTAAGATCCACAGTGTGGCAGGGCTTCTTCCCTCGGGAAGTGCTCTGGTGGTGAAGCGCCCCTTCAGGGCTCCCCACCATACAATATCGGACGCCGGTCTGATCGGAGGGGGGAGCTTTCCAAGACCGGGCGAGGTGAGTCTGGCCCACAACGGGGTTCTGTTCCTCGACGAGTTGCCGGAGTTTCGAAAGAACAACCTTGAGATGATGCGCCAACCCCTGGAAGACGGCAGGCTCACCATCTCAAGGGCTGCAACTTCCCTGACCTACCCGTCCCGCTTCATGCTGGTGGCCGCCATGAATCCATGCCCCTGCGGTTACTATTCGGACCCGAACAACGAATGCGTGTGCACCGCCCTTCAGATCCAACGGTACCGCGCAAAGGTCTCAGGCCCCCTGCTCGACCGCATAGACATTCAGATCGAGGTGCCTGCCGTGAGGTACAGAGACATGGCCGACCAGGGGTCAGGAGAGAGTTCCAAGGTGATCAGGGAGCGGGTCAACAGGGCCCGGAGAATCCAACTGGAGCGCTTCAAGGGCCACAGGATCTATTGCAACGGCCAGATGACCAACCGCCATATCAAGAAATTCTGTACCATCGATGAGGGAAGCCGGCAACTTCTGGAGACGGCCATTGACAAGCTCGGCCTGAGCGCTCGTGC